The region AGAGGATCTAGAAGATCTAAGATGAGATAAACTTTGAACAAAAGTGAAGACAATTATTGATTGCATGAAAATAAGGGATCTGAGCCATCAAGCTCAATTTGAAACCATTCGATTGAAGCAGTAGTAAAGAAGgtcatttttttctgtctgAATCTTCCatacatttctgaaaaacagttgacatCACTGGGCACGAGTGCCGAGCCTGTGCTTACAGCGCCAGATCCTTTGAGGGATCAACGAGTCCTAGGTTACAATCCTGACGCTAAAGCAGGCGAGCTTATTCTTTTTAGCCTCAAATCCACTGGAGAAGATGAGCTTGGCAACCCAATACAACTCCCTAAGAACCCTTTCCTTATATCCAAGACTATAGAAAATGTAGTAGGAAGGATCGACGGTGCGCTGACAGAAGCCGAAGGAACCAAATACACCCTGAAAGTCAGGAACCCAGCCCAAGCAGAGAAgttaaaaacaactgaaaaatttGATCGATGGTACCCCGATTATCATGCAATCCCATACTAAGCTGAACCGCAGGCAGTGTAAAGTTACTTGCCATGAAATCGATGGGATCAGTGGTGAAATTTTACTAGAGTAGttaaaatctcaaaaagttATAGGCGTTAGAAGGATCCATAGGCAAGAAGGCGCCAAAAAAGTCAATACTCCACACATTGTTTTCACAATCGAAGGAATAGTCCTCCCCGAGTATATCTTTTTCGGACTTATCCGTTCCAAGGTTCAAATATACTACGACTCTCCGATGCAATGTCGCTTGTGTTACCAATACGGACATTCGAAAAATCGCTGCCCTATCAAGCCAATCTGTAGTAACTGCTCCGGTGTCCACGATGATACTTGCACATTCGAATCCAAATGCATCCACTGCAAAGGGAACCATACATCCTATTTCAACACCTGTCCTAAACGCATCTAGGAACAAACCATCATCCGTCTTCGAACCAACGAAAATCTTTCCATGAGTGAAGCCAGAAGAATCATAGAAGATCAACGACAAAATAAAACATACTCTGGTTGAAATCCCTACAAAACAATGAACTAACGAAACAAGAATCTGAAGCTGTTATCCGAAAAGAAAATGAAGATCTTAAATCAAAACTCCAGCAATGGAAACAATATTCCCAGCAAATCCAAGTTGCACTCCAGAAACAGATCAAAGATCTACAATCCCAGATCCAAGCACTTCAAATGCAACTTACAACACCAAGAATGATGCAGTCAAGAACCAGCAACGAACATTCCGAACACCAGCAGCCAGCAACCAGACCCTAAGGAAAGAGTGAAAGAAAACCTAAAGATAACGAAAGAGCCTCCAAAATCGCAAAGAAAACGTCAAAATAACAAACAGGAGAAAAGCGAAAATAAATCACCTTCTTCGTCCCCACAGAAGAAAAACGACATAAGCCCAAAACAAACTCCTAAACCctcaaattcaaaccaaaacatGCAGGAGATTTCACTAATGTACATATCGGAAACGGACGTTGAATCTGACGACTCAAGCtcttaattttctgaaaaataacaCCTCTCTCGCTAATCTCACTTTATATTATCTTTTATCtgtgacaaacaaacaaacaaatactcTCAACAAAATCATGTCAACATCCCTCTCTTAACAATCATTAATTAGCGAGAATTTCAACTTGCTCACAAACGAGCCTTCTTTAGGCCTTACTATCGAAACAGCTCCTCAGAATTGTCAGAATGTAGATGTTTTAGAAACTCCCCATGTTCTTAGCGAAGAAGATGTAGGTGATGTTACCCGAAACCCTCAAACTTGTCCTTCCAAGTCTTGTCTGAAAACTATAGTGATACATTGGAATGTACGTGGTCTTAGAGGCATTTTTCGGAAATCCATTACCTCCTTAACGAAGAAAAACCTTTAGTCTGAGGACTGCAGGAAACTAAATGCCCCGAAAATATAACTCTGCCCACCGCCCTTACACGCCAATACAACTGGAAACTAGCAAGTAACAATAGCCGTGAAAACCAACACGATGTTGGAATAGCAGTTAGTTCAGGTATCCCTCACACTTTTCATGACCTCAGTGTCGACATACAAGCTGTTGCTGTTACTACCCACCTCAAGCTAGATTTCACCAATATAAAATCCACATCGCTAAACTACTTGAAGAACTTCCTACTCCAATCGTGCTCATGGGAGACTTCAACAGTCATAACGAAATATGGGGGAGCATTTTCCAGACATGGCAGACTGGGATCTTTGCTAATCTTTCACTAGAATATCTCCCTCCTGAAACAAAAGTAACAAGCCAACAATTCACTGAAAAACTCGTTGAAGTGGCTAGTAAATGCATCCCAcgaaaatctggcaaaattgCAGGAAAATCAGTGCCCTGGTGGAACCCAGAAGTGGCATCTACAGTTAAGGATCGTAAGAAGAAGTTGAGGGCTTTACGACGAATTAATGATAATGATCCCACTAAACCACAAGCTCTAAAAGAGTTTCAAGAAGCAAGAAATTCAGCAAGAAAAACTATacttcaagcaaaacaaaagtCGTGGGAAAACTTCATCGGAGAAATTAATCCTGCTACTCCTTCTACTCTGCTGtggaaaaagtcaatattcTTAGAGGGAAGCGTAGCATCCAACAGCACTGCATAGCATCAGGCAGAGATATATACACCGATCCTTCCGACATCGCGACcacttctttaaaatattcGCAACGGAGAGCTACGATACCGATTTCCAAAGAATAAAACGTGATGCTGAAGCGTTTTTCCCAACTTTTGATGGTGGAGAAAAACTTTACTTCAATAATCCTTTCAAAATTGATGAGTTAAATTGGGCTCTCGATAGATCCAGAGGTAAATCGGCTGGTTTTGACAATGTCTActacttgattttaaaaaataacttcctCTTCCTGCGAAATACACACTCTTCAATGTCATAAATGATGTGTGGACAACAGAATCCATACCAATAGAATGGAAGACTGGACTGGTAATCGCGATTTCTAAACCAGGCAAAAACTCCAGAGAACCGGACAACAATCGTCTAATAACATTATTAAGCTGCGTTGGCAAGGTCATGGAAAGGATACAttttcaacaacaaaaccaACTACTCAACAAAGGTCAATATGCTTTTATTAGTGGCAGAGGCACCGAGTCATATTTGGCAGAACTAGAATCCACTTTAGAGATACCACTACAGTAAAAAAACAACACTGTGGATCAGTACTCCTCGATATTTGCAAAGCATATGATAAAGTCTGGCGACTTCCCATTCTCAATATGTTATCATCTTGGGGAATAAAAGGAAAACTAGGAAAATATATTGGAAACTTCCTTACTGACAGATCTTTTACTGTCTCAATTAGTGGAAACTTTCTGATTTGAAAACACAAGAAAATGGGGTCCTCAAGGATCAGTAATTTCGGTTACACTCTTCTTGATAGCTATGGAATCTATTTTCGgacgattttcttcaaatgtaAAACTACTTAGTTTATGCCGATGACTTACTTCTCGCAGCATGGGGAGATAATCATGAATCTATACGGAAGAAACTTCAAGAAGCTGTAAATGATGTAATCGATGGGCTTGTGATACGGGATTCTCTTTATCGCCATCTAAATCACAACGCTtaatgtcataacaccaaacgatagcattttgtaaacaaccgccatggaagccgaacggagagatcaaattgtgcacagttttcttgaaaatccattgttgtcggcatcgaagctagctaaacagcttaaaatgcccagaaataccgtatggcgtgttatcaagcagtacaaggaaacattgacgacggctcggaagccgcattcgaagtgtcggagtggaactgtcgaccggaaactgcgtgggaaagtcatcaaggccgtcaagaggaatcccaatctttcagaccgcgatttggccaataagttccaggccgctcacagtacggtgcgacgaattcgtcttcgggaaggaataaggtcattccgggCCAGCAAACacccaaatcggacgctgaagcagaacaatgtggccagaatccgtgctcgaaagctgtacgaccaagtgctgaccaagttcgacgaatgtattctgatggacgatgagacctacgtgaaggcggactttgggcaaatcccaggtcaaaaattttatttggcgacggctcggggggatgtacctgcaaaatttaagttcgtgtttgcggataaattcgcccgcaagtacatgatttggcaggggatatgcagttgtggacagaaaaccaaagtctttctcactgacaagacaatgacatcagaagtctacaaaaaagagtgcctacagaaacggattctgccgtttattcgtgcccacgaccgtccagtaatgttttggccggacctcgcaagctgccattacagcaaaacggttatggaatggtacgcaacgaacggggtcagcgtaataccgaaggacctcaaccccccaaactgcccccagttccgaccgatagagaaatactgggcaatcacgaagcggaggcttaaggcaaagggaaaacttgttaggaacatgactcaaatgaagaactggtggaatcaaatcgccaaaacggtgaaCGAAAAGGgcgtgcgccgcctaatgtgccgtattacgggaaaagtacgagaatttcttcgaaacagcaatgaataatttttttaattttttttatgaaagagtaaagaaaatgctacatttgtatgaaaaacaaattatgaattcgttaataaatgactgaactacacgcaattgtttgtgttccaatattaaatgaagcagaatTTACACGTGTGCCGAAAATACAAACATGATAATGTTCCTAGACTTTACATTGATTGAATACAAATAGAAGAGGTCAACGTCGCAAAAATCTTGGGAGTAACAATAGACAGACCGCCGTCTTCGTTTCATTGCTCATGCTAAGGCATGTCGAAAATCTCTGGAATCCACTTAAAGATTATTTCAAGTGATGGGAAACAGCCTCGTCGCTAATTAAAATACACCAAAGTTTCACCATACCTAAATTGTGTTACGGGATCGATCTCTTCAGTATAGAAAgtgaacattttattaaaaactgcgGCCAGCATATAACTCTAAAGTTCGAAGCGTTACCGGCGCTTTTAGAACTAGTTCGATTAAATCGATATACGCTGAGTCTGGAATTATCCCATTTGATTACCTATATGTACAACAGTTAACTACTACTGCTATTATAAGATGTCAGAAAATCGAAATTGACAATATAcaagccgatgtccgtgagttcgagcccaagagtaaacatcgattacagttgtaccggataagtttttcaatgacttgtccgccaacttcatcgttgatataagtcgcgaatgacataaagatgttaaaacgactataatcgaaacaaaaaaaaaaaaaaaaaaagacaatatacaaaaaatacctTCGATCATAGATAGAACCAATCGCCAACTTCAATTTTATCACAGATGAATTAATTCCAGAAATAGAACCGATACTCCGACACTATCCCCGACAATGGAATATTACCACAGAATGGAATCTGAAAGGAAAACTACGATCTGGTGTAAATTCTTTCCAAGCAGTACCCATTTTCACTGAGCACGTTGAACGAAAATACCCGAACCATTTACACATCTTTACCGATGGCTCTGTTGATGACAATCAGGCAGGCTGTGGAATatggttcaaaaattttgaaaaatatatacgACTTAGATCGGAATGTTCCATTTTTTCAGCCGAAGCTTTCAGCATACTAAACGCAATCCAAAACTTTAATCACGTCGACCTTCCTATAGTAATTTTCACTGACTCGGCCAGCACTATCACTGCGGTTCAAAATGGGGTTTCAAAAAATCCGTGGATTTGAGCCATCGAAAAATCAGCTCAACATATTGACATATCGCTCTGCTGAATTCCTGGACATGCTAGAATTTCTGGTAACGAGCTTGCTGATCGCCTAGCTAACAAAGCCAGATCTCTCGATCAGGTACTACAAAAAGTTCCAGCACAAACTgctataagaaatttaaaacacaCTATTAGACAACATTGGGAGGCAGAATGGATAAATCTACGAGATCCTTTTCTCCGTAAGATAAAATCCACAACCAAGGCATGGAATGACCGAAAGCAACGCCAAGAAACAACATTCAAGGAGACTTGAGCGATATTCTTTCCAACAACGATCAAAATTGTAATCCAACTTATAATTTCGTACTTGGAATCAATCCCGAATGACCTCTGAGGTTAAAAGgtcttaaataaatatcatcatcatcatcatcatttagaTGTCCTCCTTTTTCACTGGCAAGAGCAAGTTCCATGTGgacaacaaatttaagaagaagaaaatgtcgaagtttcgaatatctcgtttggcaggccatctgctcttgcggattgaggagtgagcctttcgtgacaaagggcacagtaaatggcgagatctacaactCTGaatgcctcgagaagcgccttttgccgttcttacagcagcacgacgaagctccgctattttggccagatttggcaacatgccactattctaaaagtgtcctggaatggtatgaggccaattctgtccattttgttccaaaggacatggaCCCGCCAAATTGTCCGGACCTGTAGTGGGCAATAATTAAGCgtgaacttcggaagagcaagaagacagtcaaagacgagaaggacatgttaagaaaatggaaaaaacagAAACTGCAAAGACTTTGATGGATGGGATCAAGCGAAAATGATTAACttctcttttgatttttgaagtaaatatatgtataaaactacccttaAATTTTGGATTGATTCTTAACatgataagaaaattggcatgtcATTTACGGTGTCGCTATAATTTCTTGTTCGCCCTTTAAACAAAacacggtggtcaaatcgtgcgcaaaacaGTTAAACCAGATTGAATGTTctagaagtgttttttttattttttttttatttgattaaatataTAACAGCACTCGAAAATGTAGATTTTACTTTACAAAAGTGGGCCTCATTCTGCGAGGCAAGTGAAGTCACTTGAGTCACATAAGTCGTAGTCACGTGACTGTTGTCGGAGTAGTATTCCGAGAGTCGACTCACGCCAAATGACTAGTTCATTGCTGCGGGggcttcttcaattttcaatctcTGTCTATTGAAATAAAGGTGAAACGCAATGTCCggtttttatttactttattcatCATAACCATATTCATTTATGCCTAAATACAGTTGATTCTGCTCCAATTTCcaatattatttactatttttgtttttttttgctagtttttttttgtgtttttgtttctatttcagctttATTATCATCCGTTATCTAGTTTCCTTGTTTTaactgtgtttttttcttctttataaGCGCTCCATTCTAATGTCACACTAAGTTTTACCTAAAAGGTCCATATTTTGGTTTTATCATAAACTTATGGGAGCCGGCATTCAGCTTTTTGGGGGCCTGGAGACGGGTTCCTTttcatttatattcaaaatactTATTGTTATACCGTGTTTGTGTAAACTTTTTGGTTGCGCTTTCACACAAAATTTCTGGATGATTTGCTGCCACAATTAATCTACAATTCGTAACGGATGgtggttggatttttttttctaatctagGTATATACCAGATGTATGCTTTTGGTTCCTAGCAACGCATTTTGGCAGCTCTGCTGAGAAAAGTCGTTTCGTAATGggttttgattcttttttttttaattctttctcTTCATCTCTCACACTTTTTCACTTCAAGCAAATATATTAGAAATAGGTTCCGTTGTTTGGGCGCCATTGTATTTCTTTATAAGTTATAACAATTAGGACATTTGGCCCCGGGTTTTTTTTACTATGCTGATCCATTCGCTAAATAGTAATCCTCTGTAAAATGCCTACACTTCATTTTTAGGTGGATATTTTCGTTTCATCTTGTGTTTTTTGTTGTCATCCTCCGTTTTCTTATCTTGTCTCGTCCTTAATTATTATCACTAACTTTAATGTGTATATAGGTTACATGTTGTTTACACAATATATGATACAATTACCGTTGTTTTTCTGCCTAAtgctaatatttttaaaatattccttgCCTCAACCTCGCTTTCAACCGacatgttttacattttttttgttgcgaaccttctctaaagattttcaATGAACGTTTTTTGACGAAACGTTTTCAAACCTAAAAATACTCATTTGGCGTTTGTTTACAACTTTTTGGATTCCCGTAAGATATCCAAAGAATCAATGAAGGCAGAACTGAACATGAAATTGGCAACGAAACGAATATTTTccatagtttattttttttaattgcctaTCAGCGCGTTACGCGTTTCGTGTGTACACTAATGGTGAATGTTTGTCGTATTTAAAACTAGAACGATAGTGTATTTTGTATGTACTTGTTCTAACGTTTAGTAGTTCTGAGGGGAACAAGAGGAGTACAACTAATATCTTGCGCTCAGCAGTGTCTTAGTATTAGGAGTATAAGAACGATTTCGAGAATTGTATTTccaacaaaattttacattgagttgtttttttttctttgttattcCTTTCTCTTAAATCTGACAGcatatatttgtttaaaatatattcTATGTTGTTTCGTATTAAGATTTTCTAAGCTCTGGTTAAGCATTTGTAAGCGGTTATGTGTATCAAGAAGTCGTAAACATAGAAAAACAATCTGACAAGAAACATTTTCCGTTAGActaacaaagatttttttctgcgGAAGTTGCGAGATATTATTTGGAATTCTTTTAACTTATTACGGATTTGATTGATATCATTTATCATGATTATAACCCATGGAGGTTcttgaaatgtgtaaaaaatttcttgaaaattattACTGAAgagaagttttaaacaaaagttttaaacaaaagtCGCACCTGCGTTGGTAGTGTTTTTTCCAAAGAAATCAGAAAACATTTCAGGTTTTTTTGGTGCCTAACGAATCGTCATTTTCAGCTTAACGTTTGCATCTGTTTTGTTGCTAGTAACGAACGTCTCGAAGACGCTtaaaacaattaatttacaCAGTAGATGACAAcattttgtcttgttttttttttcatttttagcacGCTAAAATACGCTCGgtatttgcaaattttattttttgcttgctATATTTACAATCTCTTCAAAAGCtatttttctgctgctgctgataaACTTACCGAACTACTggtagttatttttttcaatctctaCAGTGGTATTATTTGTATGATTAAAATTAAGACCCCTTCCCAAGGCTACAGATTTGTTTTAACCAAATTCTATGATACTGtagataaaatagaaaattcataATTATGTAGATCGTCTTCCATGAAGTTTGGTTAAGTAAATAAGccagtttaaagttttttttaatgagactctctggagccaccataaaCCTCATAGGGATTTATGCTTTCCAAAACAGCTAAAAAGATTACAATGTTCCAATCCGAAGGTTATCAGACAAATAATACCACTGAGGAAATCTGTTTCGTGAAGCTGATTCGTCAATTTGAGCTTGTTTTCGCGGGTAACAttcgttatttttacaaagtatCCTAAGAAGCTAGTAAAACAATACACAAACACAGGTGGTTTCCTTCCTGTCTTTTCCTATATAATAAGCCGTTTTGATTATTATCGTTCGATTACTTATGAAGCTGTTGCCCGTGTTTTCTTACTGTAGAACATTTTCTGAAGTGGGATCATTGTTGAACAGCTGGTAACTCAtatgcaaaaattattaaattgtgAGATTATTGCCAAACGATTATGTATAGTTTCAtctttggttgatatttttcaggTAATCAAGATCACCGGTTTCGAATCTGATGAGCTACACTCCGTCCGCCACACTCCACACTGCTAAAGGGCGATCACGAAATTATTAGGACACATTCAaaagggcataacttttttaccattggttaaaaataaaccaaattttgcatactCACTCATTGATGtttattgtttacatgctgtcaaattcgaagtcgtgtttttcgattcaacgaaaatggaggtgaaccaacgcgagtcgagagaacaaattctttccaaacacctggaatttcctgacctgtcgcagtTGGGgcaaatgttgaacattcaaacccctcaaccgtctccagagtgttgaagcggttgacgttggactaCGGCAAAGgaactggaagaaaaccgggactgAAGAACAAAAagcggagggaaaggtgaagcggacgaataaagcaaatcccaacgtctcaagccgtgattcgGCTAGAAaaatcggcatgtcgcagagctacgtcaaGAATGcgaagaagagagctggactacatacataaaaggtacagaacttcccaaactgcgatgagcggcaacaatcgacggctaaaacttgGGCACGAAAGCTCTACGagaaaatgctgacaaaatatagctgctgtgtgatggacgacgaaacgtatataaaagccgattttaagaaAACTCCGGGGTTGGaatttttcaccggcaagagcaagttcgatgtggaggACAAATGCTGTTGCAATCCAATTCTTGACATTCTTCCAGAGTGTTCTTATCACTAACTCACCACCTTTATGCGAATCATACCTAAGTAGCTTGCCGAATCGTGACTTCAACCTTCCTCTGCTGAATTTCTCCTCGAACGACGTCTTCCGAAAGCTGTCTATGTTAGATCAAACAAAAACACCTAGACCAGATGGCATTCctccaattttgtttaaatgcgCCGATCCGTTATCCGTACCAATTTCGATCATTTTTAACCAATCGTTAATGGAAGGTACTTTTCCCACCGCATGGAAAATCGCATCGATCACTCCAATCCTCAAATCCGGCGACTTGCATCGAGTGGAAAACTACCGAGGGATTTCGATTCTAAGCTGTTTGCCTAAGGTATTCGAGAGCCTCGTTTATGACGTACCTTATCAATCGGTGCATCACTGTATTTCTAAAGATCAACATGGATTCATGAAACGTAGATCAACGACCACCAATCTTATGACTTTGGTTACTAGACTGAACAAACGTAACAAGTCGATGCAGTTTATGAAGACTTGAGCGAGGGTTTTTGATAGAGTACCGCACCAATTTGTCATCGAAAAAATGCGTCGGATAGGATTAGCTGATTGGCTTTGCAAATGGATCAACTCTTATCTCGTAGACCGGACTGCTAACGTTCGACTTAACAACGTGAACTTGACGCTTTTTCGAATCACTTCTGGAGTTCCACAAGGAAGTCATCTGGCACCTTTGATCTTCGTTCTTTTTATCAACGATCTATGCGCTAACATTGAATCGGAGAAGTTGTTGTACGCCGACGATCTAAAAAATTGTCGTATCATAGCTTCACTAGTTGACTGCTGTGCTCTCCAAAAAGACATCGATTCAATTCTAACGTGGTGTCATCAGAATGGTATGGCTCCTAATATTTCCAAATGTAGTGTCAGATCTTTCACTCGTAAACGTCAACCTTTGAACTTCGAGTACAAAATGTCATCGACTACCTTAAGCCGCAATTCCATCGTAAAGGACCTTTGCATAATTTTGGACACCAAGCTCACTTTCACGCAGCCTATCTCGACTATAACAGCTAAGGGCTTTGCGGTTATTGGCTTCATTCGACGAAACACACAATTTTTCAACGACTACTACAGCCTAAAAGCATTTTATTGTGCTCTTGAACGCAGCATTGTCGAGTACGGAGTGCAAATCTGGGCTCCATACCAGGTCGTACAGGCAAACCGGATCGAAAGAGTACAACGATGCTTCTTCAGATACGCTCTGCGCCAGATACCATGGAACGACGCCTTGAACCTCCCGCCGTACGAACTGCTTGTTGGTTCTGAATCTACCGACGCTGGCATCAAGGTGCATTCTCCCACAACTTCTTCGATATTCTACCGAATAATGTGGACTGTCCAGAATTGTTGTCGTTACTTCCATTTAACGCTCCTGTAAGATCAACTCGGACGCAGGAATTCCTCAGACTTACTACTAGACGAACTCGATACGGACAAAACAACCCTTTGGATACAAGTGGTGCTCGTTTCAATGAAAGAGTTAGTAGTAACTttggttttaatatttctaaGGCTGTGTTCAAAAGTAGAATAAGAtgtgttcaaaaataaaataagatagTAAATGTcagcaaagctggcaaaatcgctaaaagttgccaaatcaaccgttacaaatgt is a window of Uranotaenia lowii strain MFRU-FL unplaced genomic scaffold, ASM2978415v1 HiC_scaffold_264, whole genome shotgun sequence DNA encoding:
- the LOC129759752 gene encoding uncharacterized protein LOC129759752: MRRIGLADWLCKWINSYLVDRTANVRLNNVNLTLFRITSGVPQGSHLAPLIFVLFINDLCANIESEKLLYADDLKNCRIIASLVDCCALQKDIDSILTWCHQNGMAPNISKCSVRSFTRKRQPLNFEYKMSSTTLSRNSIVKDLCIILDTKLTFTQPISTITAKGFAVIGFIRRNTQFFNDYYSLKAFYCALERSIVEYGVQIWAPYQVVQANRIERVQRCFFRYALRQIPWNDALNLPPYELLVGSESTDAGIKVHSPTTSSIFYRIMWTVQNCCRYFHLTLL